In Polynucleobacter sp. es-EL-1, the following are encoded in one genomic region:
- the petA gene encoding ubiquinol-cytochrome c reductase iron-sulfur subunit, which yields MSDKPCMDKDRRNWLIATSAVGGVGAAAAIYPFVDSFQPSERAKAAGAAVEIDIAGMKPDEMRMVEWRGKPVWVVRRTPEQVAELSKIDSELADPDSLRDPAQFTPPYAQNQWRSIKPEYLVVVGICTHLGCSPTTKFEAGPQPSLPNDWPGGFLCPCHGSTFDMAGRVFKNKPAPDNMEVPPHMYLSDTKILVGEDKKA from the coding sequence ATGAGTGACAAGCCCTGTATGGATAAGGATCGTCGTAATTGGTTAATCGCTACTTCAGCGGTTGGCGGCGTTGGTGCTGCTGCAGCCATTTATCCGTTTGTAGACAGTTTTCAGCCTTCTGAGCGTGCTAAGGCCGCTGGTGCTGCTGTAGAGATTGATATTGCTGGTATGAAGCCAGACGAGATGCGCATGGTGGAGTGGCGCGGTAAGCCTGTTTGGGTTGTTCGTCGCACTCCTGAGCAGGTGGCTGAACTCTCTAAAATTGACTCTGAGCTTGCTGACCCTGATTCCTTAAGAGATCCTGCCCAGTTCACACCTCCATATGCCCAAAATCAATGGCGCTCTATTAAGCCTGAATATCTCGTAGTTGTTGGTATTTGCACTCACTTGGGCTGTTCACCAACCACTAAGTTTGAAGCGGGTCCTCAGCCTTCTTTGCCAAATGATTGGCCAGGCGGCTTCTTGTGTCCATGCCATGGCTCCACATTTGACATGGCAGGCCGTGTATTTAAGAACAAACCAGCCCCAGACAATATGGAAGTACCGCCACATATGTATTTGAGCGACACCAAGATTCTGGTTGGCGAAGACAAGAAGGCCTAA
- a CDS encoding cytochrome bc complex cytochrome b subunit — MAFHEKEVPADASAAQKLMAWVDSRLPVTDAFKRHMSEYYAPKNLNFFYIFGALSIVVLAIQIFTGIFLVMNYKPDAAKAFESVEYIMREVPWGWLIRYMHSTGASMFFVVVYLHMFRGLIYGSYRKPRELIWIFGCAIFLCLMGEAFFGYLLPWGQMSYWGAQVIVNLFSAIPLIGPDLSLWLRGDYVVGDATLNRFFAFHVIAIPLVLIGLVAAHILALHEVGSNNPDGIEIKNTVDEKGIPLDGIPFHPYYSVHDVMYLGGFLIIFAAIVFFAPEMGGYFLEANNFIPANPFETPTHIAPVWYFTPFYSMLRATTTNFLLPLWIFLAVILGLFALNTKNMKVKGACAAIAIILAVGFYAFDAKFWGVVIMGGSVVILFFLPWLDHSPVKSIRYRPKFHKYIYGVFIVCFVILGYLGIEPPSPVFEKISQICTIYYLGFFLAMPFWSKLGTFKPVPTRVTFKPH; from the coding sequence ATGGCGTTTCACGAAAAAGAAGTCCCAGCGGACGCTTCTGCAGCGCAGAAGCTCATGGCATGGGTAGACTCACGTTTGCCAGTGACCGATGCTTTCAAACGGCATATGAGCGAGTATTACGCTCCAAAAAATCTCAATTTCTTCTACATTTTTGGAGCTCTCTCCATTGTTGTATTGGCAATTCAGATTTTTACCGGCATTTTCTTAGTTATGAACTACAAGCCTGACGCAGCCAAAGCATTTGAGTCAGTTGAGTACATCATGCGTGAAGTTCCTTGGGGTTGGTTGATTCGTTACATGCACTCAACTGGCGCATCTATGTTCTTCGTAGTGGTCTATTTGCACATGTTCCGCGGTTTGATTTATGGTTCTTATCGCAAGCCACGTGAACTCATTTGGATCTTTGGTTGTGCAATTTTCCTTTGCTTGATGGGCGAGGCCTTCTTTGGCTATTTGCTCCCATGGGGTCAAATGTCTTATTGGGGCGCTCAAGTGATTGTGAACTTGTTCTCTGCGATCCCTTTGATTGGTCCAGACTTGTCCTTGTGGTTACGTGGCGATTATGTTGTTGGTGACGCAACCCTCAATCGCTTCTTCGCCTTCCATGTGATTGCTATTCCATTGGTATTAATTGGTTTAGTTGCAGCGCATATCCTTGCATTGCACGAAGTAGGATCAAATAACCCTGATGGTATTGAAATCAAAAACACCGTAGATGAAAAAGGCATTCCTTTAGATGGGATTCCTTTCCACCCTTACTACAGCGTCCATGACGTAATGTATTTGGGCGGGTTCTTAATCATTTTTGCTGCGATTGTTTTCTTTGCGCCAGAGATGGGTGGATACTTTTTAGAAGCCAATAACTTTATTCCAGCTAATCCATTTGAGACACCAACGCATATTGCGCCTGTATGGTATTTCACGCCGTTCTATTCCATGTTACGTGCGACAACCACAAACTTCTTGCTGCCTTTATGGATTTTCTTGGCAGTAATTTTGGGATTGTTTGCTCTCAATACGAAGAATATGAAAGTTAAAGGTGCTTGCGCAGCCATCGCGATTATTTTGGCTGTCGGTTTTTACGCATTTGATGCCAAGTTCTGGGGCGTTGTGATAATGGGTGGTTCAGTCGTAATCCTATTCTTCTTGCCATGGCTAGATCACTCCCCAGTGAAGTCGATTCGCTATCGTCCAAAGTTCCATAAATATATCTATGGTGTATTTATCGTGTGCTTTGTAATCTTGGGTTACTTGGGTATTGAGCCACCATCCCCAGTGTTTGAAAAGATTTCTCAGATTTGCACTATTTATTATCTGGGCTTCTTCTTGGCGATGCCGTTCTGGAGCAAGCTTGGCACCTTTAAGCCAGTTCCGACCCGCGTTACTTTTAAGCCCCATTAA
- a CDS encoding cytochrome c1 — protein MKRILQTLTSVCQASALVLALGFGMTANASEGGFPLDAAPDRVSNNASLQNGAKLFVNYCLNCHAASSMRYNRLRDIGLTDQQIKDNLILNDAKVGDLMTISMTPKEGKAFFGKNPPDLSVEARARGTDWLYTYFRTFYKDDTTQTGWNNLVYPNVGMPHVLWQLQGERAAKFEEHKDPHDASRMEKVFVGFEQITPGTMKPQEYDDNIADLVAFMSWMAEPVQLQRKRLGVVVLIFLAIFTLLAWRLNKAYWKDIH, from the coding sequence ATGAAACGAATTCTTCAAACTTTGACAAGCGTTTGCCAGGCGTCAGCTTTGGTTCTTGCTCTTGGTTTTGGTATGACCGCAAATGCGAGTGAAGGTGGCTTCCCATTGGATGCTGCCCCTGACCGTGTGAGCAACAATGCATCATTGCAAAATGGCGCTAAGTTATTTGTGAACTATTGCTTAAACTGCCATGCAGCTTCAAGCATGCGTTACAACCGCTTACGCGACATTGGTCTAACTGACCAACAAATCAAAGACAATTTGATTTTGAATGATGCCAAAGTGGGCGATCTCATGACGATCTCCATGACACCAAAAGAAGGCAAGGCGTTCTTTGGTAAAAATCCACCTGATTTATCAGTTGAGGCACGTGCACGCGGTACAGATTGGCTCTATACCTACTTCCGTACTTTCTACAAAGATGACACCACCCAAACCGGTTGGAATAATTTGGTATATCCAAACGTAGGCATGCCCCACGTTTTATGGCAACTGCAGGGTGAGCGTGCAGCTAAGTTTGAAGAGCACAAAGATCCGCATGATGCGAGTCGCATGGAGAAAGTATTTGTCGGATTTGAGCAAATCACTCCAGGTACCATGAAGCCCCAAGAATATGATGACAATATTGCAGACTTAGTTGCATTCATGTCTTGGATGGCAGAGCCAGTGCAATTACAGCGTAAGCGTCTGGGTGTTGTTGTCTTAATTTTCTTAGCAATATTTACCTTGTTAGCTTGGCGTTTGAATAAAGCCTATTGGAAAGATATTCACTAA
- a CDS encoding glutathione S-transferase N-terminal domain-containing protein, with the protein MMVLYSGTNCPFSQRCRLVLFEKGMDFEIRDVDLFNKPEDISVMNPYGQVPILVERDLILYESNIINEYIDERFPHPQLMPPDPVARARARLFLFNFEKELFVHVAALENEKGKAAEKVHEKARLAIRDRLTQLAPIFVKNKYMLGEEFSMLDVAIAPLLWRLEHYGIDLSRNAAALLKYAERIFSRPAYIEALTPSEKVMRR; encoded by the coding sequence ATGATGGTGTTGTACTCGGGCACAAATTGCCCATTCTCGCAACGCTGCCGTTTGGTGCTTTTCGAAAAAGGCATGGACTTTGAGATCCGTGATGTTGACTTGTTTAACAAGCCTGAAGACATCTCGGTAATGAATCCTTATGGCCAAGTTCCGATCTTGGTTGAGCGTGACTTAATTTTGTATGAATCTAACATCATCAATGAATATATTGATGAGCGTTTTCCTCATCCACAATTAATGCCGCCCGATCCTGTTGCACGTGCACGTGCACGCCTTTTTCTCTTCAATTTTGAGAAAGAGTTGTTTGTGCACGTAGCTGCCTTGGAGAATGAAAAAGGTAAGGCTGCTGAAAAAGTTCATGAAAAAGCACGTTTAGCAATTCGTGATCGCCTCACTCAGTTAGCCCCCATTTTTGTGAAGAACAAGTATATGTTGGGCGAAGAGTTCTCTATGCTTGATGTGGCTATTGCACCTTTGCTATGGCGCTTAGAGCATTATGGAATTGATCTATCACGCAATGCTGCAGCTTTATTGAAATATGCTGAGCGTATTTTTAGTAGACCTGCTTACATTGAAGCATTAACACCTTCAGAAAAGGTAATGCGCCGCTAA
- a CDS encoding ClpXP protease specificity-enhancing factor yields MSEIPSNKPYLIRALHQWCTDFGFTPFIAVFVDENVEVPMEFVKNNEIVLNLSLEACHQLNLDNDWISFQARFGGVPRKIMVPVSHVLAIYARENGQGMSFPFDPNHQQSNKQSKEDIPGEVQKPKVGRPSLTIVK; encoded by the coding sequence ATGTCTGAGATACCGAGCAATAAACCCTACCTAATCCGTGCGCTACATCAGTGGTGTACGGATTTTGGTTTTACGCCGTTTATTGCCGTATTCGTGGATGAAAACGTAGAAGTTCCCATGGAATTTGTGAAGAACAATGAAATTGTTCTGAATTTATCCCTGGAAGCCTGCCATCAATTGAATTTGGATAATGACTGGATTAGCTTTCAGGCTAGATTTGGTGGGGTTCCAAGAAAAATCATGGTTCCCGTAAGCCATGTCTTAGCAATCTACGCGCGGGAAAATGGCCAGGGAATGTCCTTCCCATTTGACCCAAACCATCAGCAGTCGAATAAACAATCAAAAGAAGATATCCCTGGAGAAGTCCAAAAGCCAAAAGTCGGCAGACCTTCCTTGACGATTGTGAAATAG
- a CDS encoding DUF5672 family protein, translating to MLHLPNVTLLAVSSVDLSGTELALQISSCNIEFASIKFFSSEDWTPSDPKIEMVRIPRLDIVGYSKFILGNLYQHIDTEFCLVVQSDGFVLNASKWNPDFLKYDYIGAPWPMDLKLLPGNIPLDLSRNSVGNGGFSLRSKRLLLESSKIDFDALSFPNKSEDLILCHFLFDQMINAGIKFPMPELAAQFSVEYISASYGQNLDTSFGFHGKGLRDMIFKNIQ from the coding sequence ATGCTACACCTTCCAAACGTCACTTTATTAGCCGTCAGCTCCGTAGATTTAAGTGGGACTGAGCTTGCATTGCAGATTTCCTCTTGCAATATTGAGTTTGCATCCATCAAATTTTTTTCTTCGGAAGACTGGACGCCATCGGATCCCAAAATTGAAATGGTAAGAATACCGAGGTTAGATATTGTTGGCTATAGTAAATTTATTCTTGGAAATCTTTATCAGCATATTGACACGGAATTTTGTCTTGTAGTTCAGTCAGATGGTTTTGTGCTTAACGCTAGTAAGTGGAATCCAGATTTTCTTAAATATGACTACATTGGCGCACCATGGCCAATGGATCTAAAGCTGCTGCCGGGCAATATTCCTCTGGATTTGAGTCGAAATAGTGTTGGCAATGGTGGATTTTCGCTAAGAAGTAAGAGGCTTTTACTTGAGTCATCCAAGATTGATTTCGATGCCCTATCTTTTCCCAATAAATCAGAAGATTTAATCTTGTGCCATTTTCTTTTCGATCAAATGATAAATGCAGGAATTAAATTTCCCATGCCTGAATTAGCTGCGCAATTTTCGGTTGAGTACATAAGCGCATCCTACGGTCAAAATCTAGATACCTCATTTGGGTTTCATGGCAAAGGGCTGCGAGATATGATTTTTAAAAATATTCAGTAA
- a CDS encoding MFS transporter — protein sequence MTAISADSAASPHSYKKVAVAACFGTFLEWYDFLTFATLAVIFGPLFFPSSDPATGLLASLATFGVGMVVRPIGAAIFGSIGDRIGRRPVFMITITLMGIATVCVGFLPTYAQIGIWAPILLVFLRLLQGLSAGGEIGGSAVYLTEHAGSSSRGFKTSFLQLMGPLGILVSTLQIALLQSWLSPEEFLSWGWRVPFWISIILLIVAFKVRMALEETPIFLKLSQSDTRSKTPLRDNFRDPETRKRMFLLFFCISAGGAVLFFCVQVYTSIFLKTIVKLAPQLVDQLSVYATLALLPLTIFAGWLSDKIGRKPVIVSGLILGATLILPAFHLLQEIGQTTTYSAGFTFAIAGILIGLSAILGLVVGPQTALLAELFPAKTRNSAATLPHNLAAGWIGGLLPLIVTWLNQHWGSNTTGLWYPTLFLASSAIVAFFYLPETRDVSLQK from the coding sequence TTGACTGCTATTAGCGCAGACTCAGCTGCATCACCTCATTCCTATAAAAAAGTTGCTGTTGCGGCATGCTTTGGTACTTTTTTAGAGTGGTATGACTTCCTTACTTTTGCAACTTTGGCCGTTATCTTTGGACCACTGTTCTTTCCCTCCAGTGATCCCGCTACTGGGCTCTTAGCAAGTCTAGCCACCTTTGGTGTTGGTATGGTAGTAAGGCCTATTGGCGCGGCGATTTTCGGCAGTATTGGCGATCGAATTGGTCGCCGCCCCGTCTTTATGATTACCATTACCTTGATGGGTATTGCTACGGTCTGTGTTGGCTTTTTGCCAACCTATGCCCAGATTGGCATTTGGGCGCCAATTCTTTTAGTCTTCCTCAGGCTCTTACAAGGGTTATCTGCCGGCGGGGAAATTGGCGGTAGCGCCGTTTACCTCACTGAACATGCTGGTAGCTCTAGCCGCGGATTTAAGACTAGCTTCCTCCAGCTAATGGGTCCATTGGGTATTTTGGTGTCGACCCTGCAAATTGCTCTTCTGCAAAGCTGGTTGAGCCCTGAAGAGTTCTTATCCTGGGGTTGGCGTGTACCCTTTTGGATTTCGATCATCCTACTAATTGTGGCCTTTAAAGTGCGAATGGCTTTAGAAGAAACACCGATCTTCTTAAAATTAAGCCAATCAGATACCCGATCCAAAACACCGCTCAGAGATAACTTTAGAGATCCAGAAACCCGCAAAAGAATGTTTTTATTGTTCTTTTGTATTTCAGCAGGTGGTGCAGTCTTATTTTTTTGCGTCCAAGTCTACACCTCAATATTTCTCAAAACTATTGTGAAGCTGGCACCTCAATTGGTTGATCAATTGAGTGTCTATGCAACATTAGCCCTTCTACCTCTTACTATTTTTGCTGGCTGGCTCTCTGACAAAATTGGCAGAAAACCGGTAATTGTATCCGGGCTTATTCTAGGAGCCACCTTAATACTGCCAGCCTTTCACCTACTTCAAGAGATTGGCCAAACTACCACTTACAGTGCAGGATTTACATTCGCAATTGCAGGAATATTAATTGGTTTGTCAGCGATCCTTGGGCTTGTAGTTGGGCCACAAACTGCTTTACTAGCAGAGCTCTTCCCCGCCAAAACCAGAAATAGTGCGGCAACACTGCCTCATAACCTTGCTGCCGGATGGATTGGGGGGCTGCTTCCTTTAATTGTCACTTGGCTCAATCAGCATTGGGGAAGCAACACAACAGGACTTTGGTATCCAACGCTATTTTTAGCGAGTAGCGCCATAGTCGCCTTTTTTTATTTACCTGAAACTAGAGATGTCAGTCTTCAGAAGTGA
- the rmuC gene encoding DNA recombination protein RmuC encodes MSSLILFGLPFGLCAGLLVYALNLRSALARTEQARQEESTLVIALRNERDQALQNAIRLEAELDSERKQGLGRIESLNEAKEALTSQFKNLASEILEDKSKRFTEQNVANLDALLKPLQTKLSEFKEQVNTSYGNEARERFALKSEIERLANLNLRMSDETRSLTQALKGDSKVQGNWGELVLESILESSGLRKGEEYLVQDSHTQIDGSRLQPDVVVKLPEGRSLVVDSKVSITAYSRHAQSTDPIEAEQELNAHIQSLRQHIQGLSSKNYSALYGIGSVDFVLMFVPIEPAFLSALKTAPNLYQEALAKNIVLVCPSTLMATLRTVAHLWRQDHQNRNALEIAKQCGTLYDKFVGFVDDLEKLGQRLDQAQTSYHDAFNKLKSGKGNLIRTAEKVRELGVKPSKNLSTPLIESSEDPE; translated from the coding sequence TTGAGCTCTCTGATTTTATTTGGCCTGCCATTCGGTTTATGCGCAGGCCTTTTAGTCTATGCACTGAACTTACGTTCAGCTTTAGCTCGTACCGAACAGGCCAGGCAAGAAGAGTCAACTTTAGTGATTGCACTTCGCAATGAGCGTGACCAAGCTTTACAAAATGCCATTCGGCTTGAGGCAGAACTCGACTCCGAGCGTAAACAAGGTCTTGGAAGAATTGAATCTCTGAATGAAGCTAAAGAAGCACTCACTAGCCAGTTCAAGAATTTGGCTAGTGAAATCCTAGAAGATAAATCCAAACGCTTTACTGAACAAAACGTCGCTAACCTAGATGCTCTACTGAAACCTCTCCAAACGAAGTTGTCAGAATTTAAAGAGCAGGTTAATACTTCTTATGGCAATGAGGCGCGTGAGCGATTTGCTCTGAAAAGTGAGATTGAGCGCCTTGCCAATCTCAATTTACGCATGTCCGATGAGACCCGCTCGCTAACACAAGCCCTCAAGGGAGACTCTAAAGTCCAGGGTAATTGGGGTGAATTGGTTCTTGAGTCCATTCTTGAATCATCAGGCTTACGTAAAGGCGAAGAATACCTAGTCCAAGATAGCCATACTCAGATTGATGGCTCTCGCCTTCAACCTGACGTGGTAGTCAAACTTCCCGAAGGTAGAAGCCTAGTAGTAGATAGCAAGGTGTCCATAACCGCTTATTCTCGGCATGCACAATCAACAGACCCCATTGAGGCTGAACAAGAATTAAATGCCCATATTCAGTCTTTGCGCCAGCATATTCAAGGGCTATCCAGCAAAAACTATAGCGCCTTATATGGCATTGGCTCTGTAGATTTTGTGTTGATGTTTGTGCCCATTGAGCCCGCTTTTCTATCAGCCCTCAAAACGGCTCCCAATCTTTATCAAGAAGCTTTAGCAAAAAATATTGTTCTTGTTTGCCCAAGCACACTCATGGCCACCCTCAGAACTGTGGCGCACCTTTGGAGGCAAGATCATCAAAATCGCAATGCCCTCGAAATTGCCAAGCAGTGTGGCACGCTTTATGACAAATTCGTTGGCTTTGTAGACGACTTAGAAAAATTAGGTCAACGCTTAGATCAAGCGCAGACTAGTTATCATGACGCTTTTAATAAACTCAAATCCGGCAAGGGTAATCTGATTCGTACCGCTGAGAAAGTGCGCGAGCTTGGCGTTAAGCCCAGTAAGAATTTATCAACCCCTCTAATTGAATCTTCTGAGGACCCTGAATAA
- the grxD gene encoding Grx4 family monothiol glutaredoxin has product MDTQAKIQEIVSSHPVVLFMKGNAQFPQCGFSGNAVNILRSCGVDKLHTVNVLEDAEVRQGIKEFSNWPTIPQLYINGEFIGGSDIMTEMFQSGELQKLVKA; this is encoded by the coding sequence ATGGATACCCAAGCAAAAATTCAAGAAATCGTCTCTAGCCACCCCGTTGTTTTATTCATGAAGGGTAACGCTCAGTTTCCACAATGTGGATTTTCTGGCAATGCGGTCAATATTTTGCGCTCATGTGGCGTAGACAAACTACATACAGTCAATGTATTAGAAGATGCAGAAGTTCGTCAGGGTATTAAAGAATTTTCCAACTGGCCAACCATTCCGCAGCTCTACATTAATGGTGAGTTCATCGGTGGCTCTGACATCATGACGGAAATGTTTCAAAGTGGCGAACTACAAAAACTGGTTAAAGCGTAA
- the prmC gene encoding peptide chain release factor N(5)-glutamine methyltransferase: MRDQQGLATNSLKALLSSSALPGNEARILLAHVIETYYQLPRSALLSRDDMELNESAYQAWQQLEQRRMHGEPIAYILGKKGFHAIELMVAPGVLIPRPETELLVDIALDEIGRIKRSCQILDMGTGSGAIALAIASASAHSAIVATDQSSEALAIAKINAQNLHLDNRVQFFQGDWYEALTQHRQFDVIVSNPPYIANVDPHLTQGDLRFEPASALTDYASGLSCLETIISGANSHLLPGALLAVEHGFDQSDAVVCLMKDAGLHDIQVHLDLAGHKRAASARKMA, encoded by the coding sequence ATGCGTGATCAGCAGGGTCTTGCCACAAACTCCTTAAAAGCATTATTGAGTTCATCCGCTTTACCGGGAAACGAAGCGCGCATCTTATTGGCACATGTAATAGAGACATACTATCAGCTGCCTCGCTCGGCACTACTTTCGCGCGATGATATGGAGCTGAATGAATCAGCATATCAGGCATGGCAGCAATTGGAACAACGCAGAATGCATGGTGAGCCGATTGCCTATATCCTGGGAAAAAAAGGGTTTCATGCGATTGAATTGATGGTTGCGCCTGGAGTGTTAATCCCGCGACCTGAAACGGAATTACTCGTGGATATCGCCTTAGATGAAATCGGGAGAATAAAGAGATCTTGTCAGATTCTGGATATGGGCACGGGTTCTGGTGCAATCGCTTTAGCAATTGCGAGCGCTTCTGCGCATAGTGCGATTGTCGCTACTGACCAATCTTCCGAGGCTTTAGCGATTGCCAAAATCAATGCCCAAAATCTTCATCTTGATAATCGTGTGCAGTTTTTTCAGGGAGATTGGTACGAAGCACTAACTCAGCATAGGCAATTTGATGTGATCGTCAGCAATCCCCCTTATATTGCCAATGTAGACCCTCACCTGACACAAGGGGATCTGCGGTTTGAACCAGCATCCGCCTTAACGGATTACGCCAGCGGCCTTAGTTGCCTAGAAACCATTATTTCAGGGGCTAATTCTCATCTTCTACCAGGCGCTTTACTCGCTGTTGAGCATGGTTTTGATCAATCAGATGCCGTTGTCTGCCTCATGAAGGATGCAGGCCTTCATGATATTCAAGTACATCTAGATTTAGCAGGTCATAAACGCGCTGCATCTGCTAGAAAAATGGCTTGA
- the prfA gene encoding peptide chain release factor 1, producing the protein MKPSMRAKLEHLDTRLAELNSLLTTEESTKDMDNYRKLTREHSDIAAVVEQFGLYKQAEADAQAAEEMRKDPEMKDFADEEQKQAQATMEELEGILQKLLLPKDVNDERNVFLEIRAGTGGDESALFAGDLLRMYTRFAERQGWKVEVVNAAESDLGGYKEVVLRLVGQSVYSRLKFESGGHRVQRVPQTETQGRIHTSACTVAVMPEADELEAVKINPAELRIDTFRASGAGGQHINKTDSAVRITHLPTGTVVECQDDRSQHRNREQAMKVLVSRIMDAREREKHQLEAQTRKSLIGSGDRSDRIRTYNFPQGRITDHRINLTLYKIDAMMDGDLDDLCNALASEHQAELLAALGDN; encoded by the coding sequence ATGAAGCCCAGCATGCGGGCTAAGCTAGAACACCTAGACACGCGCTTAGCCGAACTCAACTCCTTATTAACTACCGAAGAGTCCACCAAGGATATGGACAACTATCGCAAGCTCACTCGTGAGCATTCTGATATTGCTGCGGTAGTTGAACAATTTGGTCTATATAAGCAGGCTGAAGCAGATGCGCAAGCGGCTGAGGAGATGCGTAAAGATCCGGAGATGAAGGACTTTGCAGATGAAGAACAAAAACAAGCTCAAGCCACCATGGAAGAGCTTGAAGGTATTTTGCAGAAACTACTATTACCAAAAGATGTGAATGACGAGCGTAATGTTTTCTTAGAAATACGCGCCGGTACGGGTGGAGATGAGAGCGCCTTATTTGCCGGTGATTTACTCCGAATGTATACACGCTTTGCTGAACGCCAGGGCTGGAAAGTAGAAGTGGTCAATGCTGCCGAATCGGATTTAGGAGGCTATAAAGAAGTAGTTCTTCGCCTGGTAGGTCAATCGGTCTACTCTAGGCTTAAGTTTGAATCTGGCGGTCATCGCGTACAGCGTGTTCCTCAAACTGAAACCCAAGGTCGTATTCATACATCAGCGTGTACGGTAGCAGTCATGCCAGAGGCTGATGAGTTGGAAGCTGTCAAAATCAATCCCGCTGAACTACGAATTGATACTTTTAGAGCATCAGGTGCAGGTGGTCAGCACATTAATAAAACTGATTCTGCAGTACGGATCACCCACCTACCAACAGGTACCGTAGTGGAATGCCAAGATGATCGAAGCCAACACCGTAACCGCGAACAAGCAATGAAGGTTCTTGTTTCTCGCATCATGGATGCAAGAGAGCGTGAAAAGCACCAACTCGAGGCTCAGACTAGGAAGTCTTTGATTGGCTCTGGTGATCGCAGCGATCGTATTCGTACTTATAACTTCCCCCAAGGGCGCATTACAGACCATCGCATTAACCTCACGCTCTATAAGATCGATGCCATGATGGATGGTGACTTAGACGACCTTTGCAATGCCCTGGCATCAGAACATCAAGCTGAATTACTCGCCGCACTTGGTGACAATTAA